AAAACAGCTTCTACTCCTCTGCTGCAAGACACTATGTCCAGTTTTCTTAAATATAATTCCATAGGGTATTATCTAACCAGTCACCAGGtctggctgcctgccccatgtTAACAGTAAGCACTGACCAGGATAATTCAGACTTATACACACCTGTCCCACATCCACCAAGTGGGAGTATTTCCGGGCGGTTGCTCCATTGGCAGTGAAGATGGCAGTTCCATTCCCATAGGGGTTCCTGTTTACTATCTTGATTGCCTCCTCCAAAGTATCTGCTTCTAGAACCACTAGAACTGGCCCAAAGATTTCCTCTTTATAGCAAGTCATGCTTGGCTGCCAAGGCAGAAAAAACAGAAAGTCCAAGTCAAGTGAACCTATGGTTCACTAGCCAGTGTTCCAGCCCATGAGGAATAGCGCTTGGGCAATTAACTATTTGCATCAACTTTTACTCACCTCTCTCCCAATTTTCCATCATTATCTGCATCTGTCCTTCAATCCAACCACAATCTGCCTACCTATTCTCTAATCCAGATTTTAGGACATTCCCAGGGTGGAACCTTAGCCACTCTGAACTTATCAACAAACACATGGGACAAGCCACAGTTCTCAAATGTAGAAGGTGAAGCAGCAGTTTATCACTGGCCCCTGCATGACTGAAAAGTCCACAGGATCATCCCCAGCTGTGTTCACCAGAACAAATGCCACCCTTTCTACTGAACATCTGATATGCCTCATTCCTGTGTCTGAAGTAATCAGCAGTGGGGGTAACTCACCTTGACCTTGCCAAGGATAGTGGGTCCAACAAAGTTGCCATTCTCAAAGCCCTTCACTCTGATGTTTCGTCCATCCAGAAGGAGGGTAGCCCCTTCCTTCACTCCCTTCTCAACCAAATTACAGACTCGTTCCTTGGCTTGTGGAGTGATCAGAGGCCCCAGATCTGCTCCAGGTTGGTCTCCTGTGAAGAAATACATAAAGGATTGAACTGTGATAGTTTCTTCTCCAAAGGAAGGGTGGAGACGCAAGTGAATGCCTAGCAACCACAAGAATCGTAAGGATTAACAGTGTATAAAGCAAGCATAGAGGCAAGAGGGTCTGCACCCCAAGCCACTGTAATTGAAAGCCTGAATACTCCCAAAAGCCTGAGACAAGACATGCCCCCTAGTAAACTCAGAGTTCAATGCTGCCACATCAAGGGCTGTAATTTTCGAGCTCttaaaaacattttgtaaaagccttgctgagccacatggggccaAAGATAGCAAACAATCATATTCATTTGTAAGTTACATAAAATAGCTGCTAAAACCAGCCATGAGCTGGAGTCAAAGGAGTTGAATGAACTGAGTTTGAAAGTCATTTGGCCATCATGCTTCAGCCTAAGAAAAACCTGACTACTGGACAAACAATAGATTAGGAATTCCTGGAAACAAGAAGACTGATGTCTGGTGTCAGACACTTTTTGAATAGGTCAGATCAATGGGAATGGGAATGATGGCCCTCTCGGCAGTCTGGAGACAGGATTACAGACACTGACAATGTCAGGAACTTAAGTGTCCCGAATTTCCATACTTCATCTGCTTTGTGGATTCTAGTTAATTTACAAAGCCATCCGGGCCACAGATGGACCAAAGATGACATCAGGCTAACAAACTTTCACCTAAGATTCAATATTCCTACTAGCCTCCTCTTTGTCTGTTGTTTCCCCATTCTAATCTCTTGTTCTGTCCTTTTACACTTATTGGGCATTTTTACTCATGTTCTGGGCCGTGGTGccgagtgctttaattagcaagctgcactaattaaaagtgcccatgcGTTATATGtatgtgtccccacactgaaaaaatggtggtgggatgctttgaactaaagctcaacaAACGTGTTTTATTtgaaagtgccccactgccattttttcagcacgggaatgctgatacatgtgatgcagaaggctgcagGAGCACatcaattgctgtgctccagcagactctattaatctttccagtgcatcagagcaggctacctgcacatctacaggagcCCATTAATTCCAAACTTCACCAAGTTTAGAACAAGATGTGAACTCTGTCCCAATATCAGCACCATATCCAGCCCAACTGGCTAACTGGCCCAACTGGCTACTGCAAGTCTTACTCAGGCATGCAAAGGGGCCAGAGGTGATGGAAGGTCAGAGTATGGTCAGCCAAATGACATCTCACACAGATTCAGAGGTTAAAATGCACCTGCCAATGACTGACCTTTCTGTGTCTTGTATTCTGCCTGCAGTACATGAATGAAGCAAACAACAGTGAGACAGAAGTTTTCCATCTCTTTTTTCCTCTGGTATGTTTATAATGCTTGTCTAAAGAGGACGAATAATTGAGTCACTACCATACCAAAATCCAACAGTGGATTGACTTAACTGGAAGAAAATGTCTCCCTTTGCAGGACTTTACtgaatgcaaattaaaaaaaggGGAATCCTCCTAAAAAAAATAACGatctaatttttaatttaaaaaagtgtGAATGTTCCCATTTCCCTTTCCTCACTGCAAACTTAATAGAAGTTGGCAAGAAGTTCTAAACTAAGTTGCTACATTAAAAGCAGGATTGGATCCATTAGACAATTTGAGTAAAATGTAAACATAGGCTTCTATCAATACTCCCAAGCCTTCCCTCACCACAGACTCCCCATCCATCCCAATCATGTGCTTTGGACTGGCCAGATCCAAAGCATCTGTTCTGTGCTCACAGACTAGCATTCCAATGAAAAGGTTTTCACCCCACTCCCTACTATTCTGTACCAAAGGTACAGAGCCCAAGAACTCAGTGTTACACACTGCAATGTGCTAAACTTACACAGCTAGAAGTCTATAAGCAAACACAAGCTGGGTGTTTCACCAGCAGTAACTAAACATTACCTGAATTAACTCGCAGATTCTTGGCCCTctccaccagctctggcagccatTTCTGTGCCTCTCCCACTAAGACTGCTGTAGAGAGGGCCATGCAGCGCTGGCCCGCTGCTCCAAAAGCAGCTCCAACAAGCTGGTTCAAGGTGTTTTCCTTGTTGGCATCAGGCATCACCACACCATGATTTTTGGCTCCCTAAAATACATCATATAAATGATCTCAAATGGCTAAATATGCCTGCTGGATTTCCCTTCTTTCTAGCTCTGCAAGGACAGCTCCATACAGCAGCTGTTAGTGAGCTGCCAGTGTTCTAACAGTAAGGGGAGATAAGCATCCAGCAGCAGGAGTTCAAGAATCAGCCTCTGATGCTGAATGGGTTTGGACTAAATACCTATATGAGGGAGGACTAATCTTTAAGCACAAGGGTCTACTATAGTGAAGGGCATTACCATATTGGCCTGGACTCTCTTGCCATTCCGAGATCCCCTTTCATAGATGTACTCTCCAGCCTGATTGGACCCCACAAAGCTAATTGCCTTGATATCTGGATGGTCACAAATAAAATCCACagcttcaaagagaaaaaaaaaagtgtgttataCTCCAATATGCAAATACTCCCTCTGCCCACATTTCTACCGTGACAGATCTTCACCCCTCGACTCCCACCCAATTTTTTGCCCCTTCATGCCTTACTATTGCAGGCATCCAGGATCCCCTCATGTCCATCCCTTTGCCTCTGCTCACTCTCTAGTACTTGAAAACCTGCTTCTCTGCTCATTTACCCAGCTTGTGAATTCTCACACCTCTAGTATCGCTATAGCAGTCAAACCCTGTGTTGCTCTGGCCCATTCCCGATTTCATGACCAGATCCCAGCTCTACTGCCCATCCCTACCACGCACTTAAATAACTAACCCTGTTGATACCTGAATACTAGCTAGCCTCTCCCACTCTAGCCTTGCCTATGCACTGCAGACACAGAACTCATTTGTCTTCAGATCTTCACTTTTTCCCAGCTCTGAAACAGCTAGCACCCTCCTTTCTTGCTACCAGATAAAATCTCTCACATTGAATGTCTACAGTTGAGCTCTTAAATTCATACTAAAGTACCTAAGGtgacattttcagaagtgccttaAATGACTTCGGAATACAAATACCCAAATCCATGGCACTATTCCTACATCACTCAGGCACTTTTGAAAACCACCTTAGGAAACTAAATGTAGACACCCAAGCTTGAAAATTGTGTCTACTCCTTCCCCTTATAGTTCCCTctagcccaggggtaggcaatatttttagccagagtgccaaaaaaaccgcAATATCTACCCTGCAAGGTGCTGGAGTGCTAGCATGCCAGACAcacatgtgcaaacacacacacagaatcacACACACAGAAAACATGCACATGCCCAGAATCAGACATgtgggcacacatgcacacagacacaaagaaccagacacacacacacacacacacacagaaccagacacatgcacacacacacagagctaggCTGCTGGGCCACAAGACAAAGTCCAACCTGGTGATGCCCCGGGCCCGCTGCAGCCCCTGTGCTTTcccagggagccagccctgggctgcagtgtGCGCTGCTGAGGCACTGtcctggagcctgcccatcagccagctgcagaggcagctctaggctggggcctgagggtggCTATAATctccccaaaattcaccttagtcCCCCAATAGTCATCCCTCCAGCGCTGCCTGCAAGATGCAGCTGAGTAGGGTGCTGGGCTTTGAGTGGTGTGGGCGGTGGCAGCCCGGTTGGTGCTGGAGGAGTGGCTAAGGCAAATTTTtggggctatagccccccaaacTCCTCCCTAGCATTGTCCctgtggggtccagagccccagccaggctttgtGCTATaggctgctgtgcacacccctctgggtggatggcaggagaggggcctgaggcagcgcaaccccaggcctctcccccaccatccactctGAGGTGCGCGTGCAGTCGCTGCCAGTGCAAAGCtggtgccagggctctggagtCCTGGGATCAGTCCTGTGGTAGCAGTGACAGCACACACACCTTAAGGCACTGGATGGGGGAAGAGCTGAGGCAGTGCAACactcccccttccactgctgtcCACCTGGGGGCATGCATGTATGCACTGCCTCAGCCCTTTCCCTGCTTGTGGcccaaggtgcatgtgcagttgctgccagcacagagctgatgccagggctctaGAGtcccggcatcagctccatactggcagcgactgcatgtgcacctcagagtggatggtgggggaggggcctggggttgtgctgcctcaggacCCTCCCCTACTATCTGCCCAGAGGGATGTGtgcaggagctgctggcacaaagcccagctggggctctggagcccacaGGGATGGCGCTAGATGGGGActtagggggagggagggagctatagccaccccaaaattaaccctcttcccccctgtagccaccccctCCAGTGCTGCCCGGGATGCCACCACCCATCtcgtgcagctgagcccaccccgctcctgcctgcagcacagcagtcctggagccccccccccccactgctgggaagagactggtgccacccctgcagctggcccaagctttgggtagctgctgccagccatggagctcgAGCTGTTTGTAGCAGGGCTTGCagactcccagctgcctgctgggaacagGCCAGGCTATgtggctggcagcacctgcccagagccctggcctgccatgatgtgctgagcaaaatggcttcgTGTGCCACACTCTGGAATGCATGCCGGAGGTTGCCAATCTCTGCTCTAGCCTCTGGCATCAGCCTTTCATTGACCTGGTTTCACCTGCTGCTCACATTCCTCAGGTGCTTTCTGGTCCTACATCCCTGTCATAACAGTAGATACCCAACATCTCCAATGCTCTTATGATCCCAAAACGCTCATATATCTTTTTAGCAAGCCCAGCAATCTTGCCTACAATTACCTTCATGCTGCCCATGGATAATGTTCAGAGTTCCATCAGGCGCACCAGCATCCTGAAACAGCCTGGCAAGGAACATGAGGGCTCCTGGCACACGCTCTGATGGCTTCATCAAGAAGGTGTTTCCACATACCATGGCCATGGGGAACATCCAGAGAGGAATCATAGCTGGGAAATTGAATGGTGCAATCCCTGCGCACACTCCCAGAGGCAGACGGTAGGTGTAAGTGTCCATGTCTTTAGTGACAGAAGGCAGGGTCTCTCCCAGCATTAGGGATGTCACACTACAGGCATGTTCAACCACctctgaaacaaacaaacaacaacaaaaaaaggcaaTGAGCTACTTACTGGGCAACTTCCTGCTTACCACAACCCACAAACTTCCTTTTCACCATTGCCATAACCCAACTCTCTCTTCCAGCCTCTCCTCTCAATATACAGCCACTGTATTTCATGAACATCCTCTGTTTTGCCAAGCACCTTTA
This genomic window from Alligator mississippiensis isolate rAllMis1 chromosome 2, rAllMis1, whole genome shotgun sequence contains:
- the ALDH6A1 gene encoding methylmalonate-semialdehyde dehydrogenase [acylating], mitochondrial, producing MVAAAAAAAAARGAWPGRHLLAKIPATAKSPWLSSAFSSSSAPTTKLFIDGKFIESKATEWIDIHNPATNEVVGRVPKTTSSEMEAAVNSCKKAFWNWSEMSVLSRQQVFLRYQQLIKDNLKEIAKLVTLEQGKTLADAEGDVFRGLQVVEHACSVTSLMLGETLPSVTKDMDTYTYRLPLGVCAGIAPFNFPAMIPLWMFPMAMVCGNTFLMKPSERVPGALMFLARLFQDAGAPDGTLNIIHGQHEAVDFICDHPDIKAISFVGSNQAGEYIYERGSRNGKRVQANMGAKNHGVVMPDANKENTLNQLVGAAFGAAGQRCMALSTAVLVGEAQKWLPELVERAKNLRVNSGDQPGADLGPLITPQAKERVCNLVEKGVKEGATLLLDGRNIRVKGFENGNFVGPTILGKVKPSMTCYKEEIFGPVLVVLEADTLEEAIKIVNRNPYGNGTAIFTANGATARKYSHLVDVGQVGVNVPIPVPLPMFSFTGSRGSFRGDTNFYGKQGVQFYTQIKTIISQWKEEDATVTKPAVVMPTMGN